One region of candidate division KSB1 bacterium genomic DNA includes:
- a CDS encoding GWxTD domain-containing protein: MNFFLSCCKFQSPCRLIQLIPVFLAFTILLFEDIYPQAASSDDLVFDVDYSRFRASADMVYLEVYYSIPRFQLQFIEEGNQFEAIFMIKTEIYKNDSLAIADSIINITTVDSLSQVTKSQNLLNLTGFAIQEGDYKIEVSLKDMTSKRIGRQSLDLRILPYPEAELSISDIQLSSSINLNKEQPDKFTKNHYRIIPNPGRMYGLETPMLYFYAEVYNLDNQVGDKQYRVKSSIHNANGDEIRTLQEKVKEKPGASSVEVVGFNIVSLKSNTYILQLEVEDLATGSKTKRTKKFFVYREGDYQPNMLANQFNKDALLNSFEYKFYDELNESEINTEFLTAKYLATKEEVSIYDGLDLQGKRVFMKSFWFARDQDLSTLQNEFRQQYLNNLNYVNSYFGSGKPGWKSERGRVYLLYGKPDEVERHPSTLENKGYEVWNYFQIQGGIFFVFVDNRGFGEYIMVHSTARNELHDFDWQRWLSE; this comes from the coding sequence GTGAATTTCTTCCTTTCATGCTGCAAATTTCAATCACCGTGTCGGTTGATACAGCTTATTCCTGTCTTTCTGGCATTTACAATTCTCCTTTTTGAAGATATATACCCCCAAGCAGCATCATCGGATGATCTTGTTTTTGATGTAGACTATTCTCGCTTTCGTGCATCGGCAGATATGGTGTATTTAGAAGTATATTATTCCATTCCGCGTTTCCAGTTACAGTTTATAGAAGAGGGGAATCAGTTTGAAGCAATATTTATGATAAAAACTGAAATCTATAAAAATGATTCGTTAGCAATTGCCGATTCCATAATTAATATCACAACCGTGGATAGTTTATCACAGGTTACGAAAAGTCAAAATCTACTTAATCTCACCGGTTTTGCTATTCAAGAAGGCGATTACAAAATTGAAGTTTCGTTAAAGGATATGACCTCAAAGCGTATTGGCCGGCAATCCCTAGACCTTCGAATTCTTCCTTATCCTGAAGCTGAATTATCGATTTCGGATATTCAATTATCATCTTCCATCAATCTAAATAAAGAGCAACCGGATAAATTCACAAAAAACCATTATAGAATCATTCCCAATCCTGGCAGAATGTATGGCCTGGAAACCCCGATGCTCTATTTTTATGCTGAAGTCTATAATCTGGATAATCAAGTTGGTGACAAGCAGTACAGGGTAAAATCTTCGATTCACAATGCAAATGGAGATGAGATTCGAACCTTACAAGAAAAAGTGAAAGAAAAGCCAGGCGCTTCGAGTGTTGAAGTTGTTGGATTTAATATTGTTAGTCTTAAATCAAACACATATATCCTACAACTTGAGGTGGAGGATTTAGCGACTGGTAGTAAAACGAAGCGGACAAAAAAATTCTTTGTCTATCGTGAAGGAGATTATCAGCCTAATATGTTGGCCAATCAATTCAACAAAGATGCATTATTAAATTCTTTTGAGTACAAATTCTACGACGAACTTAACGAATCGGAAATTAACACTGAATTTCTAACGGCTAAATACCTGGCAACAAAGGAAGAAGTGAGCATATATGACGGATTAGACTTGCAAGGGAAACGCGTTTTTATGAAATCTTTCTGGTTTGCACGTGACCAGGATCTATCTACACTGCAAAACGAATTTCGGCAACAATACCTGAATAATTTGAATTATGTTAATTCTTATTTCGGTAGTGGAAAGCCTGGCTGGAAATCTGAAAGGGGAAGAGTTTATCTTTTATACGGCAAACCCGATGAAGTTGAAAGGCATCCAAGCACGCTTGAAAACAAGGGGTACGAGGTTTGGAATTACTTCCAAATCCAGGGAGGGATTTTCTTTGTCTTTGTAGATAACAGGGGGTTCGGTGAATACATTATGGTGCATTCCACTGCTCGTAATGAACTCCACGATTTTGATTGGCAAAGATGGTTGAGCGAATGA